Proteins co-encoded in one Nonlabens agnitus genomic window:
- the pdxR gene encoding MocR-like pyridoxine biosynthesis transcription factor PdxR yields MSTNHDFAIQRIIKQFQYQEDKEELAKYTLLYKAIKASIHNRELPDHWLMPPTRTLSVALGLSRTTVLKAYELLLLEKLIVSKAGSGNRVRYKSESTSSPKSPTNNTDGSGYPELSLKSQSYLKNIKLINRLPTNDVAFRPGLPPLDAFPVNQWKKLLNAYWRHIKSSGLTYSQSAGILELKKSISNYLNVSRSVKCDPNQIVIVSGSLQSLYLIANTLINKGDKVILEDPVFPNVHSVFKSSEAQLIPVGLDEEGIDIKELSRSKNKSAKLVHVTPSNHYPLGVRMSLKRRQELLIWASKNKALIIENDYENEIANSSDGIPTIFSLDNEDRTIYMGTFNRLLHPSIRLGYMIVPQYLIKAVEALQEHSHRFVSPSIQIVMNQFIERNYLYQHIEKSIAFAKARFQLFKSEFEEHCTSMYIQPTPFSSFHVLALFKESTTVEEEQEMIRKLGDLEITAFSLSKCYISKAKMTGLILGYSSVRPAVLKRKVKQMGKVL; encoded by the coding sequence ATGAGTACCAATCATGACTTTGCAATCCAACGTATCATCAAACAATTTCAATATCAAGAAGATAAAGAGGAACTTGCAAAATACACTTTACTCTACAAAGCTATAAAAGCCAGCATTCACAATAGAGAACTACCGGATCACTGGCTCATGCCACCCACGCGAACTCTTTCGGTTGCTTTGGGATTGTCTCGTACAACGGTTTTGAAAGCCTATGAGTTGTTGTTGCTAGAAAAACTCATAGTCTCTAAAGCAGGTTCTGGCAATCGTGTCCGTTACAAGAGCGAATCTACATCAAGTCCTAAGTCACCCACAAATAATACTGATGGCAGCGGCTATCCAGAACTGTCTCTTAAAAGTCAGTCTTACCTAAAGAATATTAAATTAATCAATAGACTACCTACCAACGATGTGGCTTTCCGTCCTGGCTTGCCACCTTTAGACGCGTTTCCTGTTAATCAATGGAAAAAGCTTTTGAATGCATACTGGCGTCATATCAAATCTTCTGGATTGACCTATTCACAATCCGCAGGAATCTTGGAACTTAAGAAGAGCATCAGTAATTATCTTAATGTAAGTCGAAGTGTAAAATGTGATCCCAATCAAATTGTTATTGTTTCTGGATCATTACAATCACTATACTTGATAGCGAATACCTTGATCAATAAAGGGGACAAGGTAATTCTAGAAGACCCTGTATTCCCTAATGTCCATTCAGTTTTTAAAAGTAGTGAGGCGCAACTTATTCCAGTAGGTCTGGACGAGGAAGGTATCGATATTAAAGAATTGAGTCGTTCTAAAAATAAGTCGGCTAAGTTGGTTCACGTAACTCCTTCCAATCATTATCCATTAGGAGTTCGAATGAGCCTTAAGAGAAGGCAAGAACTGCTTATATGGGCTTCCAAAAACAAAGCTCTGATCATCGAGAATGATTATGAAAATGAAATTGCAAATTCTAGCGATGGCATTCCAACAATTTTCAGTCTGGATAATGAGGATCGTACAATATATATGGGGACTTTCAACAGGCTACTGCATCCTTCTATACGATTGGGGTATATGATTGTGCCTCAGTATCTCATCAAAGCAGTAGAAGCTCTTCAGGAGCACTCGCATAGATTTGTCTCGCCATCCATTCAGATCGTGATGAATCAGTTTATAGAGAGAAACTACTTGTATCAACACATTGAGAAGAGTATCGCTTTCGCGAAAGCGAGATTCCAACTATTTAAAAGTGAATTTGAGGAGCATTGTACTTCCATGTACATCCAACCAACTCCATTCTCTAGTTTTCATGTGCTCGCGTTATTTAAAGAATCAACAACCGTCGAGGAAGAGCAAGAAATGATCAGAAAATTAGGAGACCTTGAGATCACAGCCTTTTCATTAAGCAAATGTTACATCTCCAAAGCCAAAATGACAGGTTTGATATTGGGATATTCTTCAGTAAGACCTGCGGTTTTGAAAAGGAAAGTGAAACAGATGGGAAAGGTTTTGTGA
- a CDS encoding T9SS type A sorting domain-containing protein: MKKIYFLLLLCCSLGTAQNVTITKIIETDCPSPFVKTVELYVDGTVDFSTEVVLNYMQNGDAWADRQIDISAFGVQSDKFLYIVRDEVLNQAEFPSTTFDSNNTIVVGTSTNGDDGYQIVLNGVVVSQFGETLTDGTGTAWETVDAVASRKSGIPDRGTFDITHWDFSGVDSLDGQTACNGGSGVEAYLATLGSSYPLQSGSGWTPACSVLLGEDSVSCITQGVGLDDDTYTATLPFSGANSGNTYTVTASAGTVGGDDPTTTESGSIIVTDIPEGTDVTITINDTADGGVCDLSRSIASPSCIPLVLNEMHFDPASDISGDANGDGVRDASDDEFVELINTSNTPLILTGFTLSDASQVRHIFPDPTVVPANGVLVVFGGGMPTGTFGGAIVQTASEGALNLNNSGDNVVLSNPNSKIAIDFNSSSVSVSFGEDQSVTRNPDITGEFVLHTDANASLLYSPGLKVDGGTLTTSSLTQENFTIYPNPVSNGIVTIQGAPAGTKNIILFDMNGRQVYNQTTDINKITISGVSQGIYLMRVSTENSTQTLKLIVQ, from the coding sequence ATGAAAAAAATTTACTTTTTACTTCTTCTTTGTTGTTCCTTAGGTACGGCACAAAACGTGACCATAACTAAGATAATTGAAACAGACTGTCCGTCTCCATTTGTCAAAACAGTAGAGCTTTACGTGGATGGAACGGTTGATTTTTCTACAGAGGTTGTTTTAAATTATATGCAGAATGGTGATGCATGGGCAGATAGACAAATCGATATCTCTGCTTTTGGCGTACAAAGCGATAAGTTCCTATATATTGTAAGAGATGAAGTCTTGAATCAAGCCGAGTTTCCTTCGACAACTTTTGACTCAAATAATACTATTGTGGTGGGTACTTCTACTAATGGTGATGATGGTTACCAAATTGTTTTGAATGGTGTTGTAGTAAGTCAGTTTGGTGAAACTTTGACTGATGGTACAGGTACCGCTTGGGAAACTGTAGATGCAGTTGCATCAAGAAAAAGTGGTATTCCAGATCGAGGAACTTTCGATATTACCCATTGGGACTTTTCTGGAGTAGATTCACTGGATGGTCAAACTGCTTGTAATGGCGGTTCTGGTGTGGAAGCATATCTTGCCACACTAGGTAGTAGTTACCCGTTGCAATCAGGTTCTGGTTGGACTCCAGCATGTTCGGTTTTACTTGGAGAGGATAGTGTAAGTTGTATTACTCAAGGCGTTGGGCTTGATGATGACACTTATACAGCAACATTGCCTTTTTCAGGAGCGAATAGCGGCAACACCTATACAGTCACGGCCTCTGCTGGTACGGTAGGCGGTGACGATCCTACAACTACTGAATCTGGTTCCATCATTGTGACTGACATTCCTGAAGGTACAGATGTTACAATAACAATTAACGACACGGCAGATGGTGGAGTATGTGATTTATCACGCAGTATTGCAAGCCCTTCATGTATTCCTCTAGTTCTTAATGAAATGCATTTTGATCCAGCTTCTGACATTAGTGGTGATGCAAATGGTGATGGTGTAAGGGATGCCTCAGATGATGAGTTTGTCGAGTTGATCAACACCTCTAATACTCCTTTAATATTAACAGGATTCACATTATCTGACGCTTCTCAAGTGAGACATATTTTTCCTGATCCTACCGTTGTACCAGCGAATGGAGTACTTGTGGTTTTTGGTGGAGGAATGCCAACAGGAACTTTTGGTGGAGCTATAGTTCAGACTGCTTCAGAAGGTGCGCTAAACTTGAATAATTCTGGTGACAATGTAGTATTGTCAAACCCTAATAGTAAAATCGCGATTGATTTTAATAGTTCCAGTGTTTCCGTTTCTTTCGGTGAAGACCAATCCGTTACTAGAAACCCTGACATTACAGGGGAATTTGTATTGCATACAGATGCAAATGCATCCTTGCTTTATTCACCAGGATTGAAGGTAGATGGAGGTACTTTAACCACTTCTAGCCTTACTCAAGAAAATTTTACGATCTACCCAAACCCAGTAAGTAATGGTATAGTCACCATACAAGGTGCGCCAGCTGGAACAAAAAACATTATTCTTTTTGATATGAATGGCCGTCAAGTCTATAATCAAACAACAGATATCAATAAAATTACGATCTCTGGTGTATCCCAAGGTATTTACTTGATGCGTGTATCAACTGAGAATAGCACGCAAACCTTAAAACTGATTGTCCAATAA
- a CDS encoding lamin tail domain-containing protein, whose amino-acid sequence MKSIFSRVIYSLLIVTFITACETDDVLASLVELEASQNSLSEADGSVVVTAALNAPAASDVTVSYIISGSATRRTDYTVSADEIVISKGATSGEVTINAVQDNDLEEVETIEFTITAVQNANLVGEYTASISILDDDADTDNDGVVDALDDCVNTPGEVNNNGCPFLGFIINEVLYDPPSDLPGDANGDGSRSASDDEFVEFFNSGEALDISGYEVFDEDNFISGDPKHVFPAGTIVPRNGVLVLFGGGTPTGNFGGAIVQTANGADGNLNLNNGGDMLILTDTSGATVVSFDINPLSGNPDESYTRNPDLTGDFEQHARIDAAEGRLFSPGTKLNGTSF is encoded by the coding sequence ATGAAATCAATATTTTCTAGAGTCATTTACTCACTATTGATAGTGACTTTTATCACAGCTTGCGAGACTGATGATGTTTTAGCCTCTTTAGTAGAGCTAGAAGCATCCCAAAATAGTCTGAGTGAGGCTGATGGTAGCGTTGTTGTAACTGCAGCCTTGAATGCGCCAGCCGCAAGTGATGTAACTGTTTCTTATATTATTTCTGGTTCCGCAACGCGAAGAACAGACTACACGGTTTCTGCTGACGAGATTGTGATTTCTAAAGGAGCTACATCAGGCGAGGTAACTATTAATGCAGTTCAAGACAACGACTTAGAAGAAGTTGAAACCATAGAATTCACTATCACTGCAGTTCAAAACGCTAATTTGGTAGGCGAATACACTGCAAGTATTTCTATACTAGATGATGACGCAGATACCGACAATGACGGAGTAGTAGATGCGCTGGATGATTGTGTGAACACACCTGGAGAAGTAAATAATAATGGTTGTCCATTTTTAGGCTTTATAATTAATGAGGTGTTGTATGATCCACCATCAGACTTACCTGGAGATGCTAATGGAGATGGATCTCGTAGTGCTAGTGATGATGAATTTGTAGAATTTTTTAATTCTGGAGAAGCATTAGATATTAGTGGATATGAAGTTTTTGATGAAGACAATTTTATTAGTGGTGATCCCAAGCATGTATTTCCTGCTGGCACTATCGTTCCAAGAAATGGTGTTCTCGTTCTATTTGGAGGTGGAACTCCCACAGGAAACTTTGGAGGAGCTATAGTCCAAACCGCTAATGGAGCTGACGGCAATCTTAATCTGAATAATGGAGGAGATATGCTCATACTTACAGATACTAGCGGAGCTACTGTGGTAAGTTTTGATATTAATCCGCTATCTGGTAACCCAGATGAATCCTACACCAGAAACCCAGATCTAACAGGAGATTTTGAGCAACATGCGCGAATAGATGCCGCTGAAGGAAGATTGTTCTCACCAGGAACTAAGTTGAACGGAACTTCATTCTAA
- the dcuC gene encoding C4-dicarboxylate transporter DcuC, translating into MNLLGPILSLVFIVITATLLLKKYYPHAVLLISGLTMLLVSLLLDLNMPNILTPTGFEGFDLFRYIKESFAKTNAGVGLMIMTIGGFVAYSDHIGASKALVFVALKPLKLFKKRPYLAAALVIPIGQILFVAIPSAAGLGLLLMASMYPILINLGVSKLSAASVITGCTAFGIGPASAITASAVSILETDSASFFVNHQVLLVLPLTLSMMVTYYFVNKHFDKKNPIRQFDEPTDEDELEVKAPLIYSIIPLLPIILLIMFSKLFTLFGTPIILDTTTAMFISLFVALIFEWIRKGNITTVFTSLKVFWNGMGNIFKTVVTLIIAADIFAKGLISLGFIEGLLNLVRTIGFSAVGVIIVMTVMIFLASMLMGSGNASFFAFGPLVPKIAAKLGVDPIKMILPMQLSASMGRTVSPVAGVIIAVSEIAGVSTLAIVKRNLIPLTVALVVMLLLLFI; encoded by the coding sequence ATGAACCTATTAGGTCCCATACTGTCTTTAGTGTTTATCGTGATAACCGCGACTTTACTTCTAAAAAAGTATTACCCGCATGCGGTATTGTTGATCTCTGGTTTAACAATGTTGTTAGTGTCCTTATTATTGGACCTTAATATGCCCAATATTCTTACACCTACGGGTTTTGAAGGCTTTGATCTCTTCAGGTATATAAAGGAATCCTTTGCTAAAACCAATGCTGGTGTAGGTCTCATGATCATGACTATTGGTGGATTTGTTGCTTACTCAGATCACATTGGAGCTTCTAAAGCTTTAGTTTTTGTGGCTTTAAAGCCACTTAAGTTATTCAAAAAGCGGCCTTACCTAGCCGCGGCACTGGTAATTCCAATAGGTCAAATCTTATTTGTGGCCATACCTTCTGCCGCTGGCCTCGGCTTACTATTAATGGCTTCAATGTACCCTATTCTAATAAATCTAGGAGTTAGTAAGTTGTCAGCAGCTTCTGTGATTACAGGTTGTACAGCTTTCGGTATAGGACCAGCATCGGCAATAACAGCAAGTGCAGTCAGTATCTTAGAAACAGACTCGGCTTCTTTTTTCGTCAACCATCAAGTTCTATTGGTATTGCCTTTAACCTTGTCAATGATGGTCACATATTATTTTGTCAATAAGCACTTTGATAAAAAGAACCCAATCCGACAATTTGATGAGCCTACAGATGAAGATGAGCTCGAGGTTAAGGCCCCACTGATTTATTCAATCATTCCGTTGCTGCCTATCATTTTGCTTATCATGTTTTCAAAGCTTTTTACATTATTTGGAACACCTATAATATTAGACACTACTACAGCAATGTTCATCAGTTTATTTGTAGCACTAATTTTTGAGTGGATAAGAAAAGGAAATATTACTACTGTTTTTACTTCATTAAAGGTGTTTTGGAATGGAATGGGAAACATCTTTAAAACAGTTGTTACACTCATCATAGCTGCAGATATTTTTGCCAAAGGACTTATCAGTTTAGGTTTTATTGAAGGTTTGTTAAATCTTGTTCGAACTATTGGCTTTAGCGCTGTAGGTGTGATTATCGTCATGACGGTAATGATTTTTCTTGCTTCCATGCTTATGGGCAGTGGTAACGCATCTTTCTTTGCTTTTGGACCACTGGTACCGAAAATTGCCGCTAAACTCGGTGTAGACCCCATTAAAATGATATTACCTATGCAGTTGTCTGCTTCCATGGGTAGAACAGTTTCTCCAGTGGCTGGAGTGATCATCGCTGTCTCTGAAATTGCTGGAGTATCAACTCTTGCCATCGTTAAAAGAAATTTAATACCCTTAACCGTAGCATTAGTAGTAATGCTCTTACTCTTATTTATATAA
- the iadA gene encoding beta-aspartyl-peptidase has translation MLTLIKNADLYAPKHLGKNDILIAGEKVIAIDSNLNRFENDAKVIDAKSKMVTPGFIDQHIHITGAGGKHGFASMTPEVSLSDLIKCGTTTVVGLSGTDGTTRDIRSLYAKARALEQEGITAYLLCGYYGIDSLTITESIQSDMVFIDQVVGCKIAISDIRSSYPTALELLRKLREVRVGGFTANKKGILHVHLGNLDSGMDILFELVNHYKFPIQHISPTHVGRSKKLFDQAIAFAKAGGSIDITTGASQYTEPHKSVLYALEEGVSMDLMTFSSDGHAGLTRSDENGNYLGDKIAPFNTNFEQVVKLIQTGKVTAEEALKLITSSPAKNLGLELKGHLAVGSDADLCFLDDNLKLTDVFARGKQMMKDNEVIIKGNFEQ, from the coding sequence ATGCTCACACTCATAAAAAATGCAGATCTATATGCACCTAAACACTTAGGTAAGAATGATATTCTCATTGCTGGTGAAAAAGTGATTGCCATTGATAGTAATCTAAACCGATTTGAAAATGATGCTAAGGTTATTGATGCAAAAAGCAAGATGGTCACACCGGGTTTTATAGACCAGCATATTCACATTACAGGTGCTGGTGGTAAACATGGATTTGCATCTATGACACCAGAAGTTTCTTTGAGTGATTTGATCAAATGCGGCACAACCACAGTTGTAGGACTTTCAGGAACTGATGGGACGACTAGGGACATTAGATCGCTATACGCTAAGGCAAGAGCACTAGAACAAGAAGGAATAACGGCATATTTACTTTGTGGTTATTATGGCATTGATAGCTTGACCATAACTGAAAGTATACAGAGTGATATGGTATTTATCGATCAGGTTGTTGGTTGTAAAATAGCCATTAGTGACATACGATCTTCCTATCCTACGGCCCTAGAGTTATTGCGCAAGCTAAGAGAAGTTCGCGTTGGTGGTTTTACCGCTAACAAAAAAGGAATACTTCACGTACATCTGGGGAATCTAGATTCAGGTATGGATATATTGTTCGAGTTGGTAAACCATTACAAGTTTCCTATTCAGCATATCTCGCCCACACATGTAGGTCGTTCTAAAAAACTGTTTGATCAGGCTATCGCTTTCGCGAAAGCGGGTGGCAGCATAGATATAACCACTGGAGCATCACAGTACACAGAGCCACATAAATCTGTCTTATATGCGCTTGAAGAAGGCGTATCCATGGACCTTATGACATTTAGTTCTGACGGTCATGCAGGACTTACAAGAAGTGATGAAAATGGAAATTACCTAGGTGATAAGATCGCACCATTCAACACCAATTTTGAGCAAGTGGTGAAATTGATCCAAACAGGAAAGGTAACTGCAGAAGAAGCTTTGAAATTAATAACCTCTAGTCCAGCTAAGAATTTAGGTCTAGAGCTTAAAGGCCATCTAGCTGTTGGCAGCGATGCAGACCTTTGTTTTCTTGACGACAACTTGAAATTAACAGATGTTTTTGCACGTGGCAAACAGATGATGAAGGATAATGAAGTAATAATAAAAGGGAATTTTGAACAATAG